A single region of the Desulfatiglans anilini DSM 4660 genome encodes:
- the carB gene encoding carbamoyl-phosphate synthase large subunit — MPRRDDIKKVMIIGSGPIVIGQACEFDYSGTQACKALRKLGYEIVLVNSNPATIMTDPGIADATYVEPLNLQTMAEIVEKERPDAILPNLGGQSGLNLSSELARAGILEKFGVKVIGVQVDAIERGEDRIIFKETMNRLGIEMPRSKPAFSVEEAEKIADELGYPVVIRPAYTMGGTGGGHVYNVEELRVIAGRGLAASLVGQILVEESVRGWEELELEVVRDAKNQMITVCFIENVDAMGVHTGDSYCTAPMLTIAPELQQRLQKYSYDIVEAIQVIGGTNIQFAHDPETGRVVVIEINPRTSRSSALASKATGFPIALVSAMLAGGMTLDELPYWRKGTLDQYTPWGDYVVVKFARWAFEKFPGSEDRLGTQMRAVGEVMSIGKTYKEAFQKAIRSLETGRYGLGFAKDFHQRPLDDLMDMLAEPSSERQFIMYEALRKGVSVETLHRKTHIKAWFIEQMRELVQLEEEVLSWKGKELPDDVLVRAKRDGFSDRYLAGLLGVAEDSLRARRLSLGMAEAWEPVPVSGVEDAAYYFSSYNAEDKVPVNDRRKIMVLGGGPNRIGQGIEFDYCCVHAAFALRDAGFESIMVNCNPETVSTDYDTSDKLYFEPLTVEDVLSIYEKEKPEGVVVQFGGQTPLNIANELERAGVRILGTSPDTIDLAEDRDRFRHMMQNLGIPQPESGMASTLEQALDVAKRIGYPLMVRPSYVLGGRAMEVVHDEEMLRRYVAAAVDVSPERPILIDKFLENAIEAEADAIADGESAFVPAVMEHIELAGIHSGDSACVIPPISIPAKHLDTIYEYTRRIAVELKVVGLMNIQYAIAEDTVYILEANPRASRTVPLVSKVCNIPMARFATELMLGKKLADLDIRPRAIPHFGVKEAVFPFNMFPEVDPILGPEMRSTGEVLGMADSFGLAYFKAQEAAQQTLPSEGAVLITVSENDRPAVLEVARQFEKLGFKIRSTEGTCRFLEESGIQSQRIFKMHEGRPNIVDAIKNNEIQLVINSPSGKMSKHDDSYIRKAAIKYRVPYITTLAAALAAARGISAVRRGHGAVKSLQAYHTDIR, encoded by the coding sequence ATGCCAAGACGTGACGACATCAAGAAGGTGATGATCATCGGATCGGGGCCCATTGTCATCGGCCAGGCCTGTGAATTCGATTATTCCGGTACCCAGGCCTGCAAGGCCTTGCGAAAACTGGGCTACGAAATCGTGCTGGTCAATTCGAACCCGGCCACGATCATGACGGATCCCGGGATCGCCGATGCGACCTATGTGGAGCCGCTCAATCTCCAGACCATGGCCGAAATCGTGGAAAAGGAGCGTCCGGATGCCATCCTCCCCAATCTTGGAGGGCAATCGGGCCTCAACCTGTCTTCGGAGCTCGCCCGTGCGGGAATCCTTGAAAAATTCGGCGTCAAGGTCATCGGGGTTCAGGTGGATGCGATCGAACGGGGGGAAGACCGTATCATCTTCAAGGAGACCATGAACCGCCTCGGGATCGAAATGCCCCGCAGCAAGCCTGCGTTCAGCGTCGAGGAGGCCGAGAAGATCGCCGATGAGCTCGGATATCCGGTGGTGATCCGTCCCGCCTACACCATGGGGGGCACCGGCGGCGGGCACGTCTATAATGTCGAGGAACTCAGGGTCATCGCCGGAAGAGGCCTCGCGGCAAGCCTTGTCGGCCAGATCCTGGTGGAGGAATCGGTGCGCGGCTGGGAGGAACTGGAACTGGAGGTCGTCCGCGACGCCAAGAACCAGATGATCACCGTCTGTTTTATCGAAAACGTGGATGCCATGGGCGTCCACACGGGCGATTCCTACTGCACGGCGCCGATGCTGACCATCGCGCCGGAGCTGCAGCAGCGCCTGCAGAAATACTCCTACGACATCGTGGAGGCCATTCAGGTGATCGGCGGCACGAATATCCAGTTTGCCCATGACCCCGAGACCGGCCGGGTGGTGGTGATCGAGATCAACCCGCGGACTTCCCGTTCATCGGCGCTGGCATCCAAGGCCACCGGTTTTCCGATCGCATTGGTCTCGGCCATGCTGGCCGGCGGAATGACCCTCGACGAACTGCCGTATTGGCGCAAGGGAACCCTCGACCAGTACACTCCCTGGGGGGACTATGTCGTGGTGAAGTTTGCCCGCTGGGCCTTCGAGAAGTTCCCGGGGTCGGAAGATCGCCTGGGGACGCAGATGCGGGCAGTCGGCGAGGTGATGAGCATCGGCAAGACTTACAAGGAGGCTTTTCAGAAGGCGATCCGCTCTCTTGAGACCGGCCGGTACGGCCTCGGCTTCGCCAAGGATTTCCATCAGAGACCGCTCGATGATCTGATGGACATGCTGGCGGAGCCCAGCAGCGAGCGGCAGTTCATTATGTACGAGGCCCTGCGCAAAGGCGTATCGGTCGAGACGTTGCACCGCAAGACGCACATCAAGGCCTGGTTTATCGAGCAGATGCGCGAACTGGTGCAGCTGGAGGAAGAGGTCCTTTCATGGAAAGGCAAGGAGCTTCCCGACGATGTGCTGGTGCGAGCGAAAAGGGACGGGTTTTCGGACCGTTACCTCGCCGGCCTGCTGGGTGTGGCAGAGGATTCTCTACGCGCGCGCCGCCTCTCCCTGGGGATGGCGGAGGCATGGGAACCCGTGCCTGTCAGCGGCGTCGAGGACGCGGCATATTATTTCTCCAGCTACAACGCCGAGGACAAGGTCCCTGTCAACGATAGGCGGAAGATCATGGTGCTCGGGGGCGGCCCCAACCGGATCGGGCAGGGGATCGAATTCGATTATTGCTGTGTGCACGCGGCCTTTGCCCTGCGGGATGCCGGGTTCGAGTCCATCATGGTGAACTGTAATCCGGAGACGGTCTCAACCGATTACGATACATCGGACAAGCTTTATTTCGAGCCCCTCACGGTAGAAGATGTTCTGAGTATTTATGAGAAAGAGAAACCGGAAGGGGTGGTCGTTCAATTCGGCGGACAGACGCCGCTCAACATCGCCAACGAACTGGAACGGGCCGGCGTCAGGATCCTCGGCACATCCCCGGACACGATCGACCTGGCCGAGGACCGTGACCGGTTCCGCCACATGATGCAGAATCTAGGCATTCCCCAGCCGGAGTCCGGCATGGCCAGCACCCTGGAACAGGCGCTCGATGTCGCCAAGAGGATCGGCTATCCTCTGATGGTCCGGCCGTCCTATGTCCTTGGAGGGCGGGCGATGGAGGTCGTCCACGACGAGGAGATGCTGCGCCGCTATGTTGCGGCCGCCGTGGATGTCAGTCCCGAGCGGCCGATCCTGATCGACAAGTTCCTTGAAAACGCCATCGAAGCGGAAGCGGATGCCATAGCGGACGGAGAAAGCGCTTTTGTTCCGGCTGTCATGGAGCATATCGAACTGGCGGGTATCCATTCGGGCGATTCGGCCTGCGTGATTCCGCCGATCAGCATCCCCGCCAAGCATTTGGACACCATCTACGAATACACCCGGCGGATCGCCGTGGAACTCAAGGTGGTGGGGCTCATGAATATCCAGTACGCGATCGCCGAAGACACGGTCTACATTCTCGAGGCCAATCCCCGCGCCTCTCGCACGGTTCCCCTGGTCTCGAAGGTGTGCAATATTCCGATGGCCCGTTTCGCGACCGAACTCATGCTGGGGAAGAAATTGGCCGACCTCGATATCCGGCCTCGGGCCATCCCCCATTTCGGCGTCAAGGAGGCCGTGTTTCCGTTCAACATGTTTCCCGAAGTGGACCCGATCCTCGGACCGGAGATGCGCTCGACCGGAGAGGTCCTGGGCATGGCGGATTCCTTCGGTCTAGCCTATTTCAAGGCCCAGGAGGCCGCACAACAGACGTTGCCCTCGGAAGGAGCCGTGCTGATTACGGTATCGGAAAACGATCGGCCGGCGGTGTTGGAGGTGGCGAGGCAGTTTGAAAAACTTGGGTTCAAGATCCGTTCGACGGAAGGAACCTGCCGGTTCCTGGAGGAGTCCGGAATTCAGTCGCAGCGGATCTTCAAGATGCATGAGGGTCGCCCGAATATCGTGGATGCCATCAAAAACAATGAGATTCAGCTGGTGATTAATTCGCCGAGCGGAAAGATGAGCAAGCACGACGACTCCTATATCCGGAAGGCCGCGATCAAGTACCGGGTGCCTTACATCACGACCCTGGCGGCGGCGCTGGCCGCGGCCAGGGGGATCTCGGCCGTCCGGCGGGGGCACGGTGCGGTCAAGTCGCTGCAGGCTTATCACACGGACATCCGCTAG
- a CDS encoding ferritin family protein, with protein MFELGEIIDLAIQIERNGERTYAEAAGKAKRPDLVDALTKLASDEREHVEWFEALKKECADEGRDESMRDFGRRLLGDILGEQRFSLAEVDFERIETIKEVLAAALEFEKDTILFYQMIQTAIADSMVSGGLDKIINEEKQHVDLIETFISDPLKPLDRP; from the coding sequence GTGTTCGAGTTGGGTGAGATTATCGATCTGGCGATTCAGATCGAGCGGAACGGTGAGCGTACTTATGCAGAGGCGGCCGGGAAGGCGAAACGGCCGGACCTGGTCGATGCCCTGACGAAATTGGCCTCGGATGAGCGGGAGCATGTGGAATGGTTCGAGGCGCTCAAGAAGGAATGCGCTGACGAAGGGCGCGATGAAAGCATGCGGGATTTCGGGCGCCGGCTCCTCGGCGACATCCTGGGGGAGCAGCGTTTTTCGCTGGCTGAGGTGGACTTCGAGCGGATCGAGACCATCAAGGAGGTCCTTGCGGCTGCCCTCGAATTCGAGAAGGATACCATCCTCTTTTACCAGATGATCCAGACGGCAATAGCCGATTCAATGGTTTCAGGGGGCCTCGATAAGATTATTAATGAAGAAAAACAACATGTTGATCTGATCGAGACGTTTATCTCCGATCCGCTCAAACCGCTTGACAGGCCCTGA
- a CDS encoding YebC/PmpR family DNA-binding transcriptional regulator: MSGHSKWSSIKHKKGAADAKRGKIFTKLIKEITVAARMGGGDADGNPRLRSAIIAAKAENMPKENIERAIKKGTGEIEGVSYDEITYEGYGPGGVAVLVECLTDNRNRTVAEVKHLFERNGGSLGEPGCVAWTFEKKGLIAVDKSKANEEALLETALEAGAEDVRDEEDQFEVISDPGDFEAVKEAIDKAKVEYELAEITMIPKSTVKLDGKKAQQMLNLMQGLEDNDDVSHVYANFDISDDVLEAMD; the protein is encoded by the coding sequence ATGTCAGGCCATTCGAAGTGGAGTTCCATCAAGCACAAAAAAGGCGCAGCGGACGCCAAGCGCGGCAAAATCTTTACAAAGCTGATCAAGGAGATCACCGTCGCCGCCAGGATGGGTGGCGGAGACGCCGACGGCAATCCACGGCTGCGATCCGCCATCATCGCAGCCAAAGCGGAAAATATGCCCAAGGAGAACATTGAAAGGGCGATCAAGAAGGGTACCGGCGAAATCGAAGGGGTCTCCTACGATGAAATCACCTATGAGGGATACGGCCCAGGGGGCGTCGCCGTCCTGGTCGAATGCCTCACCGACAACCGCAACCGCACCGTAGCGGAGGTCAAGCATCTTTTCGAGCGCAACGGTGGGAGCCTCGGTGAACCTGGCTGCGTCGCCTGGACCTTCGAGAAAAAGGGATTGATCGCCGTCGACAAGAGCAAGGCCAATGAAGAGGCCCTGCTCGAAACCGCCCTCGAAGCCGGGGCGGAGGATGTCCGCGACGAAGAAGACCAGTTCGAGGTCATATCGGACCCCGGCGATTTCGAGGCCGTCAAGGAAGCGATCGACAAGGCCAAAGTGGAATATGAACTCGCGGAAATTACCATGATTCCGAAGAGCACCGTCAAACTGGACGGAAAAAAGGCACAGCAGATGCTGAATCTGATGCAGGGCCTCGAAGACAACGATGATGTCAGCCACGTCTACGCCAACTTCGACATCTCGGACGATGTCCTGGAGGCCATGGATTAG
- the ruvB gene encoding Holliday junction branch migration DNA helicase RuvB yields MTERIIDPQRQPEESPAELSLRPRNLDEYIGQDEMKRNLRVFIEAAKGRAEALDHVLFHGSPGLGKTSLAHIIANELGVNIRSTSGPVVEKAGDLAAILTSLEPHDVLFIDEIHRLNHVVEEILYPAMEDYELDLIIGQGPSARTMKIPLPPFTLVGATTRAGLLTPPLRDRFGVILRLDFYKPEDLHRIIMRSAAILQIPIEEEGALEIAGRSRGTPRIANRLLRRVRDFAQVEGGGVVTGKLADSALDLLEVDHCGLDKMDRTILLTIIEKFEGGPLGLESLSAAVSEEKGTLEDVYEPFLIQEGFIKRTPRGRVATARAYRHLGLNESRHAKLQKRLF; encoded by the coding sequence ATGACCGAAAGAATCATCGACCCTCAACGCCAGCCGGAGGAAAGTCCGGCTGAACTCAGCCTGCGGCCGCGCAACCTGGATGAATACATCGGTCAGGACGAGATGAAGCGCAACCTGCGCGTCTTCATCGAAGCCGCCAAAGGCCGGGCCGAGGCGCTCGACCACGTCCTGTTCCACGGCAGCCCCGGGCTGGGGAAAACATCCCTCGCTCACATCATCGCGAACGAGCTCGGGGTCAACATCCGGAGCACATCCGGCCCTGTCGTAGAAAAGGCCGGGGATCTCGCCGCCATCCTCACCAGCCTCGAACCGCACGATGTCCTCTTTATCGATGAAATCCACCGTCTGAACCACGTGGTGGAGGAAATACTCTATCCCGCGATGGAGGATTATGAGCTCGATCTCATCATCGGACAGGGCCCCTCCGCCCGGACAATGAAGATCCCCCTGCCGCCATTCACCCTGGTAGGCGCCACGACCCGCGCGGGTCTCCTGACGCCGCCGCTGAGAGACCGGTTCGGCGTCATTCTGAGGCTCGATTTCTACAAGCCGGAGGACCTGCACCGGATCATCATGCGCTCGGCCGCCATCCTGCAGATACCGATCGAGGAAGAGGGTGCCCTCGAAATCGCGGGCCGTTCCCGCGGCACACCCCGGATCGCCAACCGCCTGCTGCGCAGGGTTCGTGATTTCGCTCAGGTGGAGGGTGGAGGAGTCGTCACCGGAAAACTGGCCGACAGCGCACTTGACCTGCTCGAAGTCGACCATTGCGGCCTGGACAAGATGGACCGGACCATCCTGCTGACGATCATAGAGAAATTCGAAGGGGGACCGCTCGGACTCGAAAGCCTGTCAGCCGCGGTCAGCGAAGAAAAAGGGACGCTGGAAGATGTGTATGAGCCCTTCCTCATCCAGGAAGGATTCATCAAGCGCACACCCCGGGGCAGGGTCGCCACGGCCAGGGCCTATCGCCACCTCGGCCTCAACGAGAGCAGGCATGCAAAGCTGCAAAAGCGGCTTTTCTAA
- a CDS encoding SAM-dependent methyltransferase — MQKNTWDDHYARRAREENWLARSVYKLQEIDRRFKIIRKGNRILDLGCYPGSWSQYALRTAGPQGHVAGIDLKKPERLSALKFQFIQADIFSIDIQTLQQNLGPRDVVLSDLAPQTTGAPATDTSRSLALSEQALKIAEAVLERSGRFVCKLFEGGEIKDFQASVADRFERVRLFRPQATRKRSREIYLIGMGFT; from the coding sequence ATGCAGAAGAACACGTGGGATGACCATTACGCGCGCCGCGCCCGGGAAGAGAACTGGCTCGCGCGTTCGGTATACAAACTGCAGGAGATCGACCGCAGGTTCAAGATCATCAGAAAAGGGAACCGGATCCTCGATCTTGGCTGCTACCCGGGGTCCTGGTCGCAATACGCCTTAAGGACCGCCGGGCCGCAAGGCCATGTGGCAGGGATTGACCTGAAAAAACCCGAACGCCTATCCGCTCTCAAATTTCAGTTCATCCAGGCCGATATTTTTTCCATCGACATCCAGACGCTGCAACAAAACCTCGGGCCGAGAGACGTCGTCCTCAGTGACCTTGCACCCCAGACGACAGGCGCTCCGGCAACCGATACAAGCCGGTCTTTGGCCCTCTCAGAGCAGGCTTTGAAGATTGCGGAGGCTGTGCTAGAAAGATCGGGGCGGTTCGTTTGCAAGCTTTTCGAGGGCGGAGAAATCAAGGACTTTCAGGCCTCCGTCGCCGACCGTTTCGAGCGGGTGCGCCTGTTCAGACCCCAGGCGACAAGAAAACGAAGCCGTGAAATCTATCTCATCGGCATGGGTTTCACGTGA
- the ruvC gene encoding crossover junction endodeoxyribonuclease RuvC codes for MIVLGVDPGSRVTGFGLVEKRGNRMACVHAGIIRPEKAACFQEKLHLLFRSLVAIIQEFQPSEMAIEDIFYAKNVKSALKLGHARGALLIAAAHCGVGIFEYTPLEIKKSVVGYGRGTKEQVQYMMKMILGIRGDLHLDATDALAAAVCHLNTASFRAAAHHAGGYAK; via the coding sequence ATGATCGTGCTCGGTGTGGATCCCGGATCCAGGGTCACCGGGTTCGGGCTGGTCGAAAAACGCGGGAACAGAATGGCCTGCGTGCACGCCGGGATCATCCGCCCCGAAAAAGCGGCCTGTTTTCAAGAGAAGCTGCATCTTCTCTTCCGATCCCTGGTTGCTATCATTCAAGAATTCCAGCCGAGCGAGATGGCCATCGAAGATATCTTCTACGCCAAGAACGTCAAGAGCGCCCTCAAGCTCGGGCACGCTCGGGGAGCCCTTCTGATCGCGGCGGCACACTGCGGTGTAGGCATTTTTGAATACACTCCGCTCGAAATCAAAAAATCCGTTGTGGGTTACGGCCGGGGGACGAAGGAACAGGTGCAGTACATGATGAAGATGATTCTCGGCATTCGCGGTGATCTTCACCTCGATGCGACCGATGCCCTGGCAGCGGCCGTTTGTCATTTGAACACCGCATCTTTCCGGGCCGCTGCCCATCATGCCGGCGGGTATGCGAAATGA
- the ruvA gene encoding Holliday junction branch migration protein RuvA has translation MIAFLRGILLKKNTQSLTIDVSGVGYEVLVPLSTLYHLAEEGEAVALHIHTRLRDDTLQLFGFQTEIEKELFLMLTTVSGIGPRLAVNILSGIGPHELLDAIAEGNAPGLQAIPGIGKKTSERISLELKDRALKARNGLGTTIAETATTPGENQFLDDALSALLNLGYSQKAAREAVERAGAAVAKPNLETVIREALRLLA, from the coding sequence ATGATCGCCTTTTTGCGCGGTATCCTTCTCAAGAAGAACACGCAGTCGCTCACCATTGACGTGAGCGGTGTAGGCTACGAGGTTCTGGTGCCGCTTTCGACCCTTTACCATCTGGCCGAGGAAGGGGAAGCCGTTGCGCTGCACATCCATACGCGCCTGCGGGACGACACCTTGCAGCTGTTCGGGTTCCAGACCGAAATCGAAAAGGAACTCTTCCTTATGCTAACCACGGTATCCGGGATCGGCCCCAGGCTGGCGGTCAACATCCTGTCAGGGATCGGCCCGCACGAACTGCTCGATGCCATCGCAGAAGGGAACGCGCCCGGTCTGCAGGCCATTCCCGGCATCGGCAAAAAAACCTCCGAGCGAATCTCTCTGGAATTGAAGGACCGTGCCCTCAAAGCGCGCAACGGCCTGGGAACAACCATCGCCGAAACGGCCACGACACCCGGGGAAAATCAGTTCCTGGACGATGCCCTCTCGGCGCTCCTGAACCTCGGTTATTCCCAGAAGGCCGCCAGGGAGGCCGTCGAAAGGGCCGGGGCGGCCGTAGCCAAACCCAATCTCGAAACCGTCATCCGCGAGGCGCTGCGGCTCCTCGCTTAG
- a CDS encoding aldehyde ferredoxin oxidoreductase family protein: MVDIIRVNMTDGSIQRDPLPKSYEGLGGRGLTSAFLLKEVEPTCTPIGPLNKLIFAPGLLGGTNCANSGRISVGAKSPLTGTIKEANSGGQAGSYLARLGIAAIVVEGQPKDGRLFKLHVTRDRCELLPADELKGLGNYASVEKLKGTYGDRVGYVSIGQAGEWKLGAASVAFSDRDGRPTRHAGRGGLGAVMGSKGLKAIVIDPAGGEAAPLADKDAFREASKRFLNALQTHPVTSQGLTNFGTDILINIINEAGGLPTRNFSTGRFEGAEKVGGETLNSVTTARKGDCSHGCMAGCVIRCSGVYLDEKGDYVSKWPEYETVWAWGPNCGIDDLDAIARMDRGCDDIGLDTIETGNAVAVAMEAGIKSFGDVAGAEELLAEIGKGTPLGRILGSGAGAVGKVFGVRRVPVVKNQALPAYDPRAVKGVGVTYATSPMGADHTAGYAVATNIMKVGGDVDPLSVAGQVDLSRGLQIATAAIDTAGLCLFVAFPVMDIPDAMVAVADMISAKYGIKMTVDDFNALGSRVLKMEREFNTRAGFTAADDRLPEFFKLEKLAPHNHVFDVPDEELDRVFNF; this comes from the coding sequence ATGGTGGACATAATCAGAGTGAATATGACGGATGGTTCCATTCAGCGGGACCCGTTGCCGAAAAGCTATGAAGGTTTGGGTGGTCGCGGTCTCACTTCGGCCTTTTTACTGAAAGAAGTGGAACCCACCTGTACTCCCATCGGACCGCTCAACAAACTGATTTTCGCCCCCGGGTTGCTGGGGGGAACGAACTGCGCCAACTCAGGCCGGATATCGGTCGGGGCGAAGAGCCCTCTGACGGGCACGATCAAGGAGGCCAATTCGGGCGGCCAGGCGGGGAGCTACCTCGCGCGGCTGGGGATTGCCGCCATCGTCGTGGAGGGTCAGCCGAAGGATGGCAGGCTTTTCAAACTCCATGTGACCAGGGACCGCTGCGAACTCCTGCCGGCTGATGAACTGAAGGGCCTGGGCAATTATGCCTCGGTCGAAAAGCTCAAAGGTACCTATGGCGATCGGGTGGGATATGTGAGCATCGGCCAGGCGGGCGAGTGGAAGCTGGGTGCCGCCTCGGTCGCCTTTAGCGACCGGGACGGCCGTCCGACGCGGCATGCCGGCCGCGGCGGCCTGGGGGCGGTGATGGGCTCCAAGGGACTGAAGGCGATTGTCATCGACCCGGCCGGAGGGGAAGCTGCCCCGCTTGCCGACAAGGATGCCTTCCGGGAGGCCTCCAAGCGTTTTCTGAATGCCCTCCAGACCCACCCGGTGACCAGCCAGGGGCTGACCAACTTCGGGACGGATATTCTGATCAATATCATCAACGAGGCCGGTGGGCTTCCCACGCGCAACTTCAGCACAGGGCGCTTCGAGGGGGCCGAAAAGGTCGGGGGCGAGACGTTGAACAGCGTCACGACCGCCCGGAAGGGCGATTGTTCCCATGGGTGCATGGCCGGCTGCGTCATCCGCTGCTCGGGGGTTTATCTCGATGAGAAGGGCGACTATGTGAGCAAGTGGCCGGAGTATGAAACCGTCTGGGCCTGGGGACCGAACTGCGGGATCGATGATCTCGACGCCATCGCGCGAATGGACCGCGGCTGCGATGACATCGGTCTGGACACCATCGAGACGGGGAACGCGGTGGCTGTGGCCATGGAGGCCGGGATCAAGTCCTTCGGGGACGTGGCAGGCGCAGAGGAGCTTCTGGCGGAGATCGGGAAGGGAACGCCCCTCGGCCGGATCCTTGGTTCGGGGGCGGGGGCCGTCGGCAAGGTCTTCGGGGTTCGCCGGGTGCCGGTCGTCAAGAATCAGGCCCTGCCGGCCTACGACCCGAGGGCGGTCAAAGGGGTTGGCGTCACCTACGCCACCTCGCCGATGGGCGCGGACCACACCGCCGGCTATGCGGTCGCCACCAACATCATGAAAGTGGGGGGCGACGTGGACCCGTTGTCCGTGGCGGGCCAGGTGGATCTTTCGAGGGGGCTGCAGATCGCGACAGCGGCCATCGACACGGCCGGCCTGTGCCTCTTTGTGGCCTTCCCGGTGATGGACATCCCGGACGCCATGGTGGCCGTGGCGGACATGATCAGTGCGAAATACGGCATCAAGATGACCGTGGATGATTTCAATGCGCTGGGAAGCCGCGTCCTCAAGATGGAAAGGGAGTTCAACACCCGGGCGGGTTTCACGGCGGCCGACGATCGTCTGCCGGAGTTTTTCAAGCTCGAGAAGCTCGCGCCCCACAACCACGTCTTCGATGTCCCCGATGAGGAATTGGACCGGGTTTTCAACTTTTGA
- a CDS encoding amidophosphoribosyltransferase, with translation MKNFQENCGIFGICSPDACVQDIYQGIDFLQHRGQQYCGIATYGDQGILQVTHYGKVANTMTDTDITYLKGRSGIGHVSLKERQPVMWCSKLGELALAFSGNIINAKSLMQEMMERGIVFYKGYHIEIISMIIMNAGDIVSGIAALSEKVKGAYSLVVLSQEGIYATRDVSGFRPLCLGRGEGKFAVSSESRALHNLDMELVRDVRPGEIVLVSPNGFKTLKQLPAPRPAYCAFEWAYTASIDSIMDGVYVQEARNRIGAKLAQRDLAEGGLTADIVAPVPMSGIGHAIGYHIQSLVPYQEVFLYNRYADRSYTQSTQMAREQMAKRKLSVLRYAVKGKRIILCDDSIVRGTQILHKVKDLKQAGAKEVHVRVACPPLMYPCDFGISTRSYDELAARKYIPKGNITHMEELRALENWVAENIGADSVKYNSLDDFVAALGIPEGELCLKCWNGMHPA, from the coding sequence ATGAAGAATTTTCAGGAAAACTGCGGGATTTTCGGGATCTGCTCGCCCGATGCCTGTGTGCAGGACATTTACCAGGGAATCGATTTTCTGCAGCATCGGGGCCAGCAGTACTGCGGCATAGCGACTTACGGCGATCAGGGGATCCTGCAGGTGACCCATTACGGCAAGGTGGCGAACACCATGACGGATACCGATATCACGTATCTGAAGGGACGGTCGGGTATCGGGCACGTGAGCCTCAAGGAGAGGCAGCCCGTCATGTGGTGTTCCAAGCTGGGGGAACTCGCTTTGGCCTTCAGCGGGAACATCATCAATGCGAAATCCTTGATGCAGGAGATGATGGAGCGCGGCATCGTTTTTTACAAAGGCTACCACATCGAGATCATCTCCATGATCATCATGAACGCCGGGGACATCGTTTCGGGGATCGCTGCTTTGTCCGAAAAGGTCAAAGGGGCCTACTCCCTTGTGGTGCTGTCTCAGGAGGGGATTTATGCCACCCGCGATGTGTCCGGTTTCCGGCCCCTGTGCCTAGGGCGGGGAGAGGGGAAATTCGCTGTCTCGTCTGAGTCGCGTGCCCTCCACAATCTGGACATGGAACTGGTGAGGGATGTGCGGCCGGGCGAGATCGTGCTCGTGAGCCCCAATGGATTCAAGACCCTGAAGCAACTGCCGGCGCCCAGGCCTGCTTACTGCGCCTTTGAATGGGCGTATACCGCGAGCATCGATTCGATCATGGACGGGGTTTACGTCCAGGAGGCACGTAACCGGATCGGAGCCAAACTGGCGCAGCGCGACCTGGCCGAAGGAGGTCTGACGGCCGATATCGTAGCGCCGGTGCCGATGAGCGGCATAGGACATGCCATCGGGTATCACATCCAGTCGCTGGTCCCTTACCAGGAAGTCTTCCTCTATAACCGTTACGCCGATCGAAGCTACACCCAGTCGACGCAGATGGCGCGTGAGCAAATGGCCAAGCGCAAACTGTCCGTGCTTCGCTATGCGGTCAAGGGGAAGCGCATCATCCTCTGCGATGATTCGATCGTGCGGGGGACCCAGATCCTGCACAAGGTCAAAGATCTAAAACAGGCCGGTGCAAAGGAGGTCCATGTTCGGGTGGCCTGCCCCCCGCTCATGTATCCGTGCGACTTCGGCATCTCCACCCGCAGCTATGATGAACTGGCCGCGCGTAAGTACATCCCCAAAGGGAACATTACCCATATGGAGGAGTTGCGGGCTTTGGAAAACTGGGTGGCCGAGAACATCGGGGCCGACTCGGTCAAGTACAACAGCCTGGATGATTTTGTAGCGGCGTTGGGCATCCCGGAAGGGGAACTCTGTCTGAAGTGCTGGAACGGTATGCACCCGGCCTAG